The genomic region ATACCACTCACTAATCAGCGTTCCTTTGGGGATATTTGAGTGGTGGTTAGTTCCTTCTTTGGCGGCTTTACCATTCTCAATAAGCGCCGCTAGGAATATTCCTTTCTCACTTGGATTAATATCCTTGTAGCTAAACTCTTTTGTGGCTAGTAGCTGCTGAGCTGTTTCTAATGTTGTTTTGTTCATATAGTCATTCTCTTCCTAATTTGTATTAAGTCACATCTTCCTCAAACCGTGTATACAGGACAGGGCAATCGTCCATTGCGGCTAGTTTATCTGCTAGTTCAATAATATCATTCCCTTGATAAACATCACGCCGCCATTCGTTCGGTATTGCATTAAGTCCGTAGTATGCACCAGCTAATTGCCCGTACACCGCCATAGTTGTATCGACGTCGCCGCCCAGACACATAACTGCCAACATTCCATCCTCAAATGTGTCATAGTTCATAAAACCCCATAAAGCTATCTGGAGGGTGTATACGACATAACCTGGCTTGTTTTTGAGCTTATCCGTCTCGACTCTCTCTTTGATCTTGTTCAGCAGTTGGTCGTAGTGTATACCGGTACTATACTCACTAACATCTATAATATCTGCTTTGTTTTTTAGATGGATAGCGTTATGTAGTATGGCAGCAAAGACTGAAGCAGCAGCTTCGGCCTCATAGGAGTAATGCGTTTCTCTAGCAGAGACTTGAGCAAGTCGTATCACGTCACGGATATCTCGTTTACCGTAGGCAGCTATCACGACTGGCGCGAGGCGCATTACGACACCGTTGCCAGCACCATCGCTCCGATTCATCGTTTTGTGAACAATAGCGTAACCGCTAGCGTACATATCCAGCATGATAAGCGTCTGCATGCCGATACCCTCGCCATAATCAAAATACGAGCGGTAGCCCTCTGATTGCCATTTGCAATACTTATCCATAACGTTCCAAGAATCATAGCCGCCACACTCCAGTAAACTATCTGCTAAACATAATGCCATAGAAGTGTCGTCTGTCCAGACGCCACGAGGAAAGTGTGCCTCATCGTGCATATGACGCAATTCTTCTATACGACCAGCAATCTCATCACTTGTGTAACCGTGTTCAATAGGAGCACCGAGGGCATCGCCTATAGCTAAGCCGAGTAACATACCCTGGAGCTGTGCTTGAGAGCTTTTCTTCATTATTTTGATTATATCGTCAATCTCCTAAATAAGCGACCTCAATTAGCCCTTTGTGGCAATCTTAGCCTAACCCAACCGCGACATTTAGTGCTGATTTATGAATTTATCAGGCTGGATAACGTAAAAGTAGTCAAGAGGATAATTTATTGATATTAACACATTCTGTTACGATATACTTTAATGGTGGTTGGGTATCTTTATTGAAGGGGTGGTCGCCTCTATTAAGCGTCTCCAGCTCAGAATCTCGCTACAGATATGGTTCCAATGTAGATGCACTTGGGCCACCAAGAAAAATCCCTCTTCATTCAGAAGGGGGCTTTTTCTTTACGCATTATTATCTATGCAGCCCTTATTCCAACCTGAACGTTTCTTGCCTGCTTTAGTCAGAGATGTGGCTGTGCGAACTTTTTTATAATCCAAAACATCACTTAGGACAGCCCCTCCTAATTTACCATACAGTTCACAATCAAGCTTAAGTGGACATGCTTCACAAGCATTTATAGCAAGCCTGCCAACTTCAGAAATATCACTACCCCTGTTTCTTTCTATGCGACGAGCTCGATCATAGTCGCCACGACCTCTATGACGTTCGGCAAAGCCAGCACGACGACGAA from Candidatus Nanosynbacter sp. HMT-352 harbors:
- a CDS encoding ADP-ribosylglycohydrolase family protein; this translates as MLLGLAIGDALGAPIEHGYTSDEIAGRIEELRHMHDEAHFPRGVWTDDTSMALCLADSLLECGGYDSWNVMDKYCKWQSEGYRSYFDYGEGIGMQTLIMLDMYASGYAIVHKTMNRSDGAGNGVVMRLAPVVIAAYGKRDIRDVIRLAQVSARETHYSYEAEAAASVFAAILHNAIHLKNKADIIDVSEYSTGIHYDQLLNKIKERVETDKLKNKPGYVVYTLQIALWGFMNYDTFEDGMLAVMCLGGDVDTTMAVYGQLAGAYYGLNAIPNEWRRDVYQGNDIIELADKLAAMDDCPVLYTRFEEDVT